A single window of Plasmodium reichenowi strain SY57 chromosome 14, whole genome shotgun sequence DNA harbors:
- a CDS encoding 40S ribosomal protein S3, putative (part of same gene as PRSY57_1465100B~gap found within coding sequence), with translation MSAP, from the coding sequence atgtcAGCTCCT